TTTGCTAGTTCTAAAACTGTTAAAAATTATTATCAGTTAATTCAATCCCTCCCTGAACACACTTTACCGCCGAATTATTTAGACTCAATTTGTATTGCTTCTATTGGCCCCCAAACCTCTAAAAGTTGTATCAATTTATTAGGACGGGTAGACATTGAACCTCAAGAATATACCTTAGAAGGATTAACCCAAGTCATTATTAATTATTCAGTCTGTACAGCAGATGTTTCTGCCTGCTAGTTCCTTGTAAAATCACGCTTTACAGAACATAGAGACCTTGCATACATACAAGGTCTCTATGCAATCTCAAGGACTAGAATAATCCTCTATCGGCGACTGCGGTTATAAGCCCAGATTCCCACACCAACAACAACAGGTAAAGCTAACCAAACTAAAGGCCCGGTGGCTAAGGCGGTGGTAGTCAGCGAGGTCGTCAAACTTCCGATGGTTGTTGTAGTCGTCATCGCCGAGACTCCAATTCCGCTAGAAGCCGCTAAACTTCCGGCTGCACTTGTTGTCAAACCCACTTGGGTACTAGCTAAGGCAGAACTGCCTAACAAAGCAGCCGAAACGATACTCGATGAATCTTTCATAACTATTCTCCAAATGCAATAGTTTGAGCGTATTTTTGGGAGATTTGGGAGGTCAAGATGCCTCCCAGATGAATTGCAAAAGCCTGATATAATCAGCGATCAGACTTATTAGGTGAAATCTATTTGGGATATCCCAAAAGGTAATTTAAAAGAATAGGACTTAGCTCAAGAAACCGGGTTTCTAAAAGCAATCTTTGGTTTCTCAAGTCAATACCTAAAAAGAAACCCGGTTTCTATCCTCGTCGTGGGTAAGTCTCTAAATCTTGGCTGCAAAATCCCTAACCTAAAGCCCATTCACGATGATCGTTTTGAATCATTAAATGAGCTTCTACAGGCAATTGTCCACCTGCTTCATATTGAGGAATGGGGGTAAAGGTGTCTTGCTTCCATGCTTCGACAATTGGGGTAATCAGTTGCCATGTTGCTACTCCGAAATCAGGAGAAGAAGCTAAGGAAAGATCTCCTCGCATCGCATCTAACAACAAGCGAGTATGACCATCGATACTAGGCTCTAAATCAATGTCTTTTGAGAGAGATTCAAGCTCAAATCCCGCATCAGGAGTCTTGAGAATAAAGGGGATTTCCACCTTGTTCTTGACAACATCAAAGACAATCTTGGTTGACCCCAATGGACTCAAAGGGTAGTATTCAATCACTACCTTGGTTTGTTTTTGTTGACTCGCCCGTTTACCTGATAGCAAGTAGATAGGAACCCCAAACAATTTTTCAGCATTTGATAACACCTTGACAGCGAAAAACGTCTCTGTCCGGTATTGATATCCTGCTTCTTCCAAGAAACCAGGAACACCTTGAACTCCGATAAATCCTCGGCTATATTGCGCCCGAATTGCTGAAACAATTTCGCATTGCAATAGGGCTTCAACTTGACGTTCTGTAATCGTTTCTTTGGTCAAGTTATTAGGAGAAGGAGCATCAAGTAAAACAAGACTTAGCCACTGCGCGATGTGCGGCATCATATCCTGAAACGAGCCAGTGTTCAGGAAGTATTCGCGCCCCTCAAAACCTACTGTTTCCGCATAGATGATTTGGATACTGGAAACCCAGTCTCGGTTAAGAGTAGCCCGTAAAAATGGGTTGAGGTGCAAGGTGAATAATTGTCGAGTTATCCCCTTAGCAAGAGCATGGTCGCCAGGATAAATCTGTTTGGATTTCAATTTCATAGAACCTCCAGAAAAGGGCAGGTATTTCCCACCCTAATAACTGTTAAAAAAAGCTAGGCAACAGCAGCAAAAACAAGTTCACTTTCAAGGAGTGTTTTGAGTTCAACAGACCCTTGATAATTTGCACCAAAAGGCTTATCCAGAAAGACAACATTTTTTTCAAAATCGTCAAGCATCCCATTTTCAGCTAAATTGAGAATAACTGTTTTTAGTAGCTGGGGAGGGAGTGACAAAATAAACAGGCGTCGTCCTTCGGTTTGCCGTTCCCCATCGAGTTTTTGCAGAAACTCTTTGAGGTCTGGATAACTGTTAGAATCGGTAACGTTTCCTGGTCGGAAGAAAATAGATTCTTCTAAACCTAAAGTGACCCATTCTTCATCAGATTTAATCCCAGTTCCTTTGCGGATATGGGCTTTAACGTCGGTTTCTGTCCACTTCTTCCCCTTCCATTCATCGGGTGCTACACCGACAATGGCGGTTTGGGGGTGAACCAGCTTTTGTTGCCAAGCTTTGGCTAAACCAGGTGCGTACATGGTTTCTGCGGCATCCCCTGTGATACCCATGAGTACCAGTAGCCAAGGTTCTTTGACTCTGATAGAATCATCAGTAGTCATAGCTTTGACCTCCAACATATTTATTGAGTTGTTTAGGTTCGGGTAAGGGAATATTTTTCCTTTACACCATCAAGCTTAAATTTGGAGTATTGGAGGAAAATGACGACTCTAAATAATTTTCAAATGGTTGTTATCACTGTTTTTTATTAAAACTCATTCAGGAATCTGGAACATCCCAAATATCGCAAATATCCCAAATATCCTAAAAGCAAAAATTAGTCTTAATCTTAAGGAAGGAAACTATGCCAAAAGCAGTATCCAGACGATTTACAGATACGGATAGAGATAAAGTTGAAAAATTTATGATAGCTTTATTAGAGTATAAAAAAAATGAAACTAAAATCGAAGCTGAATGGACAATAGGGAATCCAGAACCTCATCACTTAGTTGTTAAAAAAACTACTAAAGAAGACCTCGTTAGGGTAATTTATAATCCCAACTGTGCTGGTAAGGAGTTAGAGACATATAAAGGCTTTATTCAGACAGCTATGGCTTATTTAGAAGAAGACCTAAAAATCTTAGTTCGCCAAAGTACCAAAATAGGCGCAGATGCTAAAAATCTAAAGTTTTACTTGCGATTACCTTCCAAAAATAAAGAGGAAATATTCCGTATTTTTGAAGAAAAATGGACAGCAAGACGGCAAGAAATTGAAGCTATGACTAGCAAACCTTGTGAAAATAAGAGTAAAATTGAAGTTGAACAGGTGTCTGTAGGAGTTGAAGGAGAAACGATAAAATGGGCACTCAAGTTTAAAGGCGATATTGACGCTATGAGAAGATCGCAAAAACAAATGAATCAGTATGTTAAAGCTCTCACAGAAGATCCAACGAATAAAATTGTTTTTATTGGGCAAGGATGCGTAATTGTAGAGTTTGAAAGTTCTTTAGAAGGATTTAAACGTCTTGAATCTAAAATCAAGTCAGGTGAAATCACAGAAATCTTAGGATTTCCGATTTTAGACATTCAACAAATCGATGAATTAGAGTCTTCAGAAGCCAGGGATATTGGGTTTAAATTAACCCAATGGTTTGATAATATCAAAGTTGATGACTGGCTTTACGATATAAGAGTACAAGCTGCTAAATTAGCTCTAAAATCATATCAAAATTTAACTGAGAATATCAGAGCCACAGCACCAATAACTCTAAGGGCGACTCCTATGATAA
This genomic stretch from Planktothrix sp. FACHB-1365 harbors:
- a CDS encoding DUF1822 family protein — protein: MPKAVSRRFTDTDRDKVEKFMIALLEYKKNETKIEAEWTIGNPEPHHLVVKKTTKEDLVRVIYNPNCAGKELETYKGFIQTAMAYLEEDLKILVRQSTKIGADAKNLKFYLRLPSKNKEEIFRIFEEKWTARRQEIEAMTSKPCENKSKIEVEQVSVGVEGETIKWALKFKGDIDAMRRSQKQMNQYVKALTEDPTNKIVFIGQGCVIVEFESSLEGFKRLESKIKSGEITEILGFPILDIQQIDELESSEARDIGFKLTQWFDNIKVDDWLYDIRVQAAKLALKSYQNLTENIRATAPITLRATPMIIDRIAMNSAFFERNNPSQDNPLQDYASNTSQNGELSLTVDELNSDNKYSILMSAYELGKFLENFSNIPQDFINLLATRITTIEDSETRWQLALTLGKLDPEHPLGAVGQTKTIEFPTDDWFDLFLALRVGEDDLIDVLIEVTSATDEYLPVGLQVSLLDETEEIFSKAIANEEERYLSLEFTGAIGQFFSVKISLWGNDLIENFVI